From Oligoflexus sp., the proteins below share one genomic window:
- a CDS encoding bifunctional helix-turn-helix transcriptional regulator/GNAT family N-acetyltransferase, protein MTLLKELGYLSLATRIKTLGDAMLADGLQIYAGLGINFQPRWFSVFYLLQEHHELPVTEVASRIGLSHPAIIKIIESMEEAGLIESAKNSRDGRKRMITLSAKGEALIPELQPVWKALEEELQELFAKLNIDILGVLESMEELLQEKPISKRVQERYRRKHSLDLQFRPYSKVLAPYFKSLNEEWLTEYFSIEDEDRQMLDHPENILSEGGAIFFACLGDEIVGTFALVALQKGVFELAKMAVTRRHRNRGIGQRMLTEALAEAKNMGAHSLILHTSAKLEAANHIYGKFGFVEDRLAAHTMKYLRPSRRFVLDLVRSS, encoded by the coding sequence ATGACGCTCCTCAAGGAACTTGGTTATCTGAGCCTGGCCACCCGCATCAAGACTTTGGGTGATGCGATGTTAGCGGATGGACTGCAGATTTATGCAGGCCTGGGTATCAACTTTCAGCCTCGCTGGTTTAGCGTTTTTTACTTGCTCCAGGAGCACCACGAGCTGCCCGTGACCGAGGTGGCGAGCCGGATCGGGCTTTCCCATCCCGCCATCATTAAAATTATTGAGTCGATGGAAGAGGCGGGACTCATTGAATCGGCTAAGAATAGCCGCGATGGGCGCAAGCGCATGATCACCCTGTCGGCCAAGGGCGAGGCTCTGATTCCCGAACTCCAGCCGGTCTGGAAGGCCCTGGAAGAGGAGCTTCAGGAACTCTTCGCCAAATTGAATATCGACATTCTCGGCGTTTTGGAAAGCATGGAAGAGCTGCTGCAGGAAAAACCTATTTCCAAACGGGTTCAGGAGCGTTATCGTCGCAAGCACAGCCTGGATCTTCAGTTCCGGCCCTATTCCAAAGTGTTGGCCCCTTATTTTAAAAGCTTGAATGAAGAATGGCTGACAGAATATTTTAGTATCGAAGATGAAGATCGACAGATGCTCGATCATCCCGAAAACATACTCAGCGAGGGCGGAGCCATTTTTTTCGCCTGCCTGGGTGATGAAATTGTAGGTACATTTGCGTTGGTGGCTTTACAGAAAGGTGTCTTTGAACTCGCAAAGATGGCCGTGACGCGACGGCATCGAAACCGCGGGATCGGCCAGCGGATGCTGACTGAGGCCCTGGCGGAAGCGAAGAACATGGGGGCGCACTCTCTTATCCTGCATACCAGCGCAAAACTTGAGGCGGCCAATCATATCTACGGAAAGTTTGGATTCGTGGAAGATCGTCTCGCGGCCCATACGATGAAATACCTGCGTCCATCCCGACGATTTGTGTTGGATCTGGTTCGCAGTTCGTGA